Genomic segment of Vulpes lagopus strain Blue_001 chromosome 7, ASM1834538v1, whole genome shotgun sequence:
CCCAACATACCAGCTTCGTTCATATCACCATCTACTGCCTTCCAAGGCTCTGGAGTCATTGGCATGCATTAAAGATGTCCCTGAACTGGTTCAACCAGGCCTTGAGACTTGCCAAACCTACTAAGAAGTATTCTTCTCAGGTAGCATACAAACCATATGGTGGTACTGTAGGAGTTTGCATAAAAACAGTACCATTTACTATACCATAAGTGGTACGCCCTTTATGAATGATGTCTCATGAAATTTCTCATAATGATCTTGcaaaatacaagtttttttttttttttccactttacagatgaggaaacgagTTTAGAGCAAGCTGTttcaaatataaactaaaaactgACTTGGAGCAGATTCCAGTGAAGTCTGACGCCGCAGCCCATACTGGTTGCATGATGCCACGATCTCAAAAATGTGCAAAGCCCTGCAGCTAAAATCAGGTTTAAGGCCCAGGTACTGCAGTACCAATATACCTTGGGTGACAAAGTGCAAGGTAACTTGGCCAGCTTTTAGAAGTCACACACATTAATTTCTGGGGTATTCTATCCTGGGCTTGCTTGttttaccactgagccacccaggcaccttcaaTAATTGTTCTTTATGACTGAAGTATTAGTGGAGTTATGTTTATCATCCATGGCTGTTAAAACCATGTGGTGCAAGGCTGATAGAAGACTTTATAACATAGAAAACATTGAAATCACCTGAATCTACTAATCCAGCTTAATATCACCATAAGTTAAGGCAATATGACATGTACTTCCTGATATAATCCAACAGGAAGTACACAGCACCCTGCATGATATATCTagcctaaaaaaattttttttaaaaaatataatcaagcTCCTAGACCTGACTACCACTAAATTCTGGGAGATAAAACCATATTAAACAATACTAAAGGTATACAATCAGCCAAATGCAGGTCATTAGGAAttcaattttttcccccaaaaaggACAGGCAATGCTTACAGATTTTAAGAGACATTACCAAATGCAATGTATATGGAGTATTTGGATCCTGATCCAACAAACCAAccagcaaaaattaaaattaaaccaaatggaaattcGTGTTTCCTCTGTACATTATCACttatcattttgcaaatattccaAGGCATTTATTTAATCTGATTCACAAACCTAATGGAGCAATTTTGTAAAGTCGACATAAACTTGGTAACTAGGATAATTGTGATCTAATTCTGAAAACTGGCACAAAAACCACTAGAGTGAATTGGCTTTTTCCTCGATTCACCATAGAGAATCAGCAAAGGTTGAAAAGTCCATGACAAGTGAGTTTTTGCTTCTGCTTCAGCCCTCAGCTGTATGGTtacaaatctaaaaaataaaaatcttgcctCTAAATTTTTgtcctacttagaaaaaaaaaaaaaaaaagatctgtgacTATAAGCTCTGACCTCTTAGCATACCTGTTCAGATTCCACGTGGAAACTATCATCCAAAAACATTAGCAGACAAGCAAACGGCCTTGGCCTTAGCCTGCAGAAGAGTGTCACCTCATCTGTTACacattaatttgcaaatatagtttctaattttccaaattaaaaatacttgcAAGCACTGAATGAATGCCCATTCCTCTAAGGAGCTTTATACCTAAACCAGCCCCAGGTCTTCTGACTTTGAACCATTCAACCAGGTATAATCAATTCTTGATTAGAAGactaagagctaaaaaaaaaaaaaaataaataaaaaaaaaataaaaaaaaataaaaaaaaaaagaagactaagagctaaaaaaaaaaaaaaaaaaaaaaagactaagagcTCCAGTATGTAATAAGGCTGCCTCATAAATGGCAGGTGTGTCAGCTAAGCATCAAGTGCCAATTGGATGAGTCTCTGTGGCCTGATCCAGGAAGTACAAATGTAGTAGGCAGAAGGACTGGATGGTTCCCCAGGAGAATGGGGTCCCCAGTTCTAGAACACTTGCATCCAATTTAAGTAGAGGTCCCATTGTAATAAATTTTCTCCAGTGACCTTCATTATTGGGGGCACAAGAGGGTAAGCTAATTGCAACtaagaatatttgaaatgaacCTAAGGGAAAAGGATGGTTACTCTGTAAAGGCAAAGCAATGAAGCAGCCATACTTCTGAAACAAGTCCATCTCAGTCAAGCGAAAAAATTCGCTGAGTAATGAACTATCTGCCACCAAATTATTTTTGCCTAAGTTTGGTCACCTAGCAATGCTATCTGGGGAGACAAGAGTAGTTAAGCCCCAGGCCCTAGTTGGTGGGCCATGCTGCAAAGTAACTTCAATGAAAAATTCAATGCCGAAAACCAAGAACCACAAttgcaggaagaaaaaagacCAGGAACAATCAAGACTAAAATGTACCCACACCAAACAGAATTACCTTCATTTCCTCAGACCCATTTAAGAAAGGATGTTTTTAGAAGCAAAATCCAAGTAAAAGTCAAAAAAGATAGGCTTGTTTTTTTTAGccttgttatttttaagaaaacactatCACCATCCTTCCATGCACATATGTACCAGCAACCTTAGGAGGTAAGATACCATATAGCTTGCTATCAACATATTTAATAAGgggcgcctggatagctcagttggttaagcatctgcctttggctcaggtcatgatcctcaagtcctgggatggagccccacattgggtcctaagccgggagcctgcttctccctttccctctgccgctcctcctgcttgtgctgtcaaataaaatctcaaaaacaaatttACTGTAAGATTACAGAGAACACCTAAGTTCAATGTAAAGATTTGTTGTGGGGTTGAATATAGATTGATATGAAGCAGCTTATGCATAATGAATGTTCTTTCCATTCTAAAGCAAAAAAGTATAATTACATGTAAACCACTATCTTAAGAACATAAGCACAGTACTGTGTTCTCAAATTCCAACAGCACCACTGTGGCTATGACCTTCGGTTACTTACACCAATGGTTTTCAATCCAGTGGTACCCGAAAATCATCTGGAAGCTTATAAAATACTGATAGCTCAGACCCACCCAAATTAAAGCCAAATGCCTGCATGTCTAATTCTAAAGGTTAGCCATGAGGCTGTTGCTAATAAGATTCATGCTTCACTGCTTCAGCAGTTACCTGCTTTTCACATCAAGCACAGAAGACTCACAACAGTAGCCCCCAATACTTTAGGTTACACACAGGAAATGCAATATCTAATGCTTACTATGACATACCAGAGTCGACCCCAAAAACATGCCCCaaacctttttaaagaattttcaatATCATGGAAGTTTAACTTAGATTATCATAAATACTGGTACATATTAGGGCAAACAcatccaaaatagaaaataagagacgggggggggggggggggtggatactgggtggctcaagttgtgatcctgggattgagccgcttgtccagctccctgctcagggaggagtctgagattctccctctctcccccttccacTTGGTTCACcctaaatatttaatgaagtttCAAAGCAAGAATACATAGACCcctgaaattaacattttatttttttttaagattttatttatttattcataatagacatagagagagaggcagagacacaggcagagggaaaagcaggctccatgccgggagcccgatgcgggactcaatcccgggactccaggatcacgccctggaccaaaggcaggcgctaaaccgctgagccacccagggatcccctgaaattaacattttaaaatagtacttaATACTGTAGCTTTGCCATGCATATCAAAGTTAGATGGAATGTTCAATTTGAATGTTTCAAAGTGAGTGCATGTGCTTCTGTGTGTCTGCACAACCAGGGTGGGatggggcaaaggaagagggagaacttaggcaggctccacacccagtgcaaagGATGAggaagggctcaatctcacaaccctaagatcatgacctgagctgaaaatcgagtcagatgcttaaccaattgagccaccccaccccagcacacCTCAATTTGAATGTCAATAATGTAAGCTTTCTACTTCCCTCCAGCCACTACACTTGCCATAGAAAATGTTTCATGCTCTCCTCTTAGAAAACCACTGTCTGACCCCAAACTCTAGAATTGCTCTTAAAAACAGTTTTCCcgaacatattaaaaaaatcaaaataactcTAGTGCAAAAGCTACAATCTTCCAACCTATAACCTACAATCTTTCAAAGGACtatatatgtttgttttctaagttttCCCACAACTTCAGCAGAAATCTAACTATACCAAGAAAACCAatttttctcatgtgtttttAGTGAAACATTTATAAAGAACCTATGCTTAGGGATACACTGTTCCACTCTAGCTATAACCTGGCTTTGCTGAAACCAGTGGAATTACATTCTACATTCTCAGCGATTGCTAACAAGAACCCAAAGCAACAGCTACACAAGGAACAATAAATGCTAAAAgcattaagtggaaaaaaaaaaaaaaaagcattaagtgGATACTGGGAGTGGAGATTGACTTACTCAATTTTTCAAGGGAAATACCTATAACtacaatgaaaatacaaaattgtcTTAAATGATCAAATTCTgtatcaaaaataaaactgaagggaatccctgggtggctcagcgggttagtgcctgccttcgggccagggcatgattctggagtcctaggatcaagtcccacatcgggctccctgcatggaacctgcttctccctctgcctgtgtctctgcctctctctctctagtctctcatgaataaataaataaaatcttaaaaaaaaaaaaaaactgatgaaaacaAGCTCAAGGGGAACCTAATAATCAGGCCTCTAGACCAGGAAATAAGTGAAcatcaggaagaaaaaacaatcaGCAAATATAggacattcaaaaaaaaaaaactgctctgggcacttaaaaaaaaaaaatcaaggttatGAGGGGGAAAGTGGGGAATTTTTAGGTTACAAGAGACCAAGGAAACCTATACCCCAAATGCAATGACAAACCCTGGCTGGATACCAGTTTGGAAAACTGGGCAATGTTAAAATTTTGGTACAATTCAGTAGAATTGTAATATTCTATTCTAGTCACTACTTGAATATTAGGTATCAGATGGTACTAAGAAAATTAGGTAAAATTTTCTAAGTATGATAATAGATTGTGATCCTGGTATCTTAATTCTTAGGACATGCATACAAAAATGAAGATGCTTTTGCCACTTCAGGTCtacaacttactttcaaatggcTCAGTAACAAACGTTTGCTGTTAGGTGGAGAATACACTCAAGTGTTCActgtactatttttgtttttaaacataagctctgggatacctgggtggctcagtggttgagtgtctgccttcggctctggatCTGAGATAAGAGTCCCACACCAGgatcctgcctgcctctctctctctccctgtgtctctcatgaacaaataaaaatctttaaaaaaaaaaaaaaaaaaaaaaaagataaaataaaaagttctaagcccaatgtggggttttgAACTCAGGACCACAAGATCTATAGTCGCAtgctctgagccagccaggcacccctcaatgtATAGATCATTCTAactattctttttatctttttaaaaagattatttatgagagacagagagagaggcagagacacaggcagagggagaagcaggctcctcacagggagcctgatgtgggactcgatcctggatcccgggatcatgacctgagctgaaggcaggtgcccaacccctgagccacccaggtgtccctctcttaactgttctttatgaaatttttcaaaataagtttgCAGGCAAGAACTCCATCTGATCCATTCAAGTCACTGATGAAGCAGCTTTAAGAGGCTGAGGAGAAACAGCTAAAGTACGCAAAAAGGCAGCAAAACTTAACAAGGATGCAAAGATGAAAATTTGTTGACAATGCAAGATTCATTGTAGCACCTCCATTCACCTTTTCATCATCCCCTCAATCCTTGTCACGAGAAATACTTGCCCATTTATCTAGCTTGCAGGGACAGGAATCTTAGCAGATATTACAGAAACATGGGACTGGTTTCTTACCCAAAGCTGAAAGCTGCTAAACCCCAAACAAACCTCACTTTTGACAGAACCATTCATCTATCAAGGCAATGCTACTTACTATctgaaaagtttttgaaaatttgCTTAAAACCAAGTCTTAACgggtcacttgggtggctcagttggctgggcatctgactctttcatctttcaggtcaagtcatgatctcagggtcctgggattaagcccagcATCAAGCAACACACTTAACAGGGAATCTCTGAGGAttctctgcttctgccccactccaataaaaaagtaaatcttaaaaaaaataattgccacaGTAACTGCTCACTGGCTCTCAGCAATTAGCCTGAATTCCCTAGAATACACATATTTTCACGTCGTACTTGCTCAGTAATCAAGGTCAATACAATCAAATGCAACCTTATGAAAGAACACTTATGTGGCCTGTGAATAGGCTCTCAGTTATGTGTTTCAAAGGGCTTGAAACAAAAGGCTGTTAGGTACTACAAATGCAGCACAAGGAACAGTTGTGTGAAGCAAAGCAGTTCTAAATATCTCACTCATTAGGTTTTCCAAGTTGAGGCTGGAAACCTTGGGGGAAAATAACCGCATGTGCACTACCCCCAAACCTGAATCTGACTACATTTAACAGTGATGCCTTTGAAAATAGGTCTTCTCTTATGCTGTTTTGTATTTATAGTAGAAACAAAATTATCAAGATATTTAACATGCTTAGTTAACATCTGACACATACCATTTGCTCaatacaaatatcaaatgatAAAGTAACATGTATTCATgaggaaaaagaacatttcacGACctcacaccttttttttttttttgcctgcttttcactattaatttgacaaagtagggatgcctgggtgggtcagcggttgagggcatctgactttgactcagggcgtgatcttggagtactgggatcgggttccacattgggctccctatagggagcctgcttctccctctgcctgtgtctctgcttctctttttctgtctctctcatgaataaataaataaataaatcttaaaaaaaagaaaagaaaagaaaagaaaaccttcccttaaaaaaagaactgacaaaGTAGGAATTGGCACAGCACAGCTGAGACACCAACATCTTAACCCTGCAACGGTATAGATCACAAATTGACCAGACTACATAAGGATGAAAAACCCAGTATATCCAATGTGAATGAATCACATGGCAGTGAAAagggacaaaaaaattaaactaagtcAGGAAAGCATAGCGACTAACTATagagtatgggggggggggggtgtcaaaaAAAGAGGACATAGGGTGGGAGGGATTCTTGAAGTAGGTTCTAGACCCTAGGTAGCTGTACATTTTTTCAAGCAAGTTTCCACTAACTCATGAATAAAGCGAATTCATTCATTAATCCAAGTGATTTCTAAGTTCCATCCCGACTTCAGAACAAATCCTGGAAAAACATGCAATCTAACATCTCAGAACCTTGTGAAGcccaagaaaaatattaagtgctAAAATATAATAATGGCAATCAAGAATGAACACAGAGCTAAAGGGCAGCATTATAATGGGTTACAAAGAGACTTAAATTTTTTGTATCCCTGCAAAATGGGACACTATTAAGTATCTAATGCCTATACTTCCTTAAAATAGCTATTTTACATTACTGAAGACATGACTGAGTTAGTACATAAAGAAAAGTCCAAACTGTCAGCTTTTAGTCCTCCACATTCCCCTCTTTAATATGGCATTTTGCACTATATACATTaatgaaaatttgaaacaaacaaaaagaactttaGTCAaactccccttcctcctccagcttTATTGGAtagtttaaaattacatttctattttctaggACTTCAGTTGCTTTTTccatctgacttttaaaaactgattacAGCAAATGAAACACAGTTGTCTAAGTGATATAGTATACAAAAATAACATCTTGATTTCTGTGAAAATGCATTTCTCTGCAATTCCTGAATAACTCCAAATTAtgctaactctgagcatagatgtTTACTCTGGGTTTTAGATTtagactttgaaaaaaatgtgttctaaaCCTTTGCCATCACCTTATGCATATCCAGCATCAACGCTGTGAAGTTGTTCTTGTTTAGGCCTTTATCCCGATTTTTCTCGCACAGCCATTAAcacacatctttttattttgtttactccCACTCAACTGTATGTTCTATGTAGGGCCTGATACAGATGTTACTTGATGTTATTCAATAGCTACTGAGGTCAGACAATCCAAGGCCATCATTATGCTAAAATTAAAGTTGTTTATGGAAGCTCATAAATACTTCCAGAATTGGTTTTACCTCCTACATGGGAACATATCCAAGAAACCCAGAACGGGCTTACTGGTCTGACTCAACTCTTCCCATTCATCAATCCCTATTCACCAGTGGCGCGGAAAGGGGGTTCTTTAACAAAGCATTATACATAACACCTCTACCAAActaaacataaacattttttttgtagttaaatGCAGAAagtcggttttttttttttccaccccttTCCTCCTTTTACACGGCAAGTAAAGCTCACTGGCCTGGGAGTAGCCTCTATCTGCCAACCTTTGGCCAGTGAAGAGGattcagagaaaataatacaacCATCAATCAGAAAAAGGAGGGGcgacaaaggaaaataattaagctGTGGCTTCAATCGTGCATTCCCGTGCAAGGTGCCCTGACTCGCCACAGCGGTAACAGTTGACTTCACTTGTCTTGCTGCAATTGATGGCTACGTGACCAGTTTCAccacacctaaaaaaaaaaaaagaaaaaaaaaaagagggacagtGAGTTTTCACAATGTCCCCAGAAAGCGTAAAGCTGCATTGAAACAATAGTAACTGTAGAAACAGTAGTAACTGGGTAAAAAAATGCAATGATCAGTGAAgcaatgctttttttcccctcaggacaGTCTCATTAACCCCTCCActaagaggaggaaggaggaattagGTAACAAAGTACTCAATTGTGCAGACTaagccataaaattaaaatttttacccCAAGAGATCCACTAAcatcaaaacactaaaaataggggctcctgggtggctcagtgtagCAGCCAACtcctgattctggctcaggtcatgatctcaggatcatgagatggagccctgcgatCCAGATCCACTTTTGTActgggtatggaacctgctttagattctctctccctcccactgcaAACACTAATAACACTGGCCAATACatacctttctctctttttttttttaatttgatttatttattcatgagacacagggagagggagaagcaggctccatgcagggagtccgatgtgggactcaatcctggaactccaggatcttgccctgagccgaaggcagatgcttaaccgctgagccacccaggaatccttcTTAagttttaagtaatccctacccTCAGCATGAGGCTCAAaatcatgtccctgagatcaagggtcgcaCTCTCtgctgagtcagccaggcgccccaagatgTTGTACCTCTATACAAATTAATCCTTAAGATTTCACTGGTATTTACCAAATTTTACAGcttaaatatgtacattttacctTATGTCACATCCACAAGGATTTCAGGTTGTAGGACAAGAAATTTGTATATGTgaattatttatagttttctacAATGTCTCTGAAAACTCCGAAGTACAGCATTAacgttatttttaaaatattaaaaattccaaGGCTGTGTAAGTTTTTCAGCTGTCATAAGCCACAAACCATGACTGGCAAAATAGTAACTGATGTATAGACAAACTGCTGGTTATATATGCTGAAAATCAATATCATCTGGTCAAAACGAACTTCCACTGAATACTCGTCCACAAAGTCCATTTATAGCTAATTCACCTCTAAAATAATCTCTGCCATGAGCCTTCCTCCAGCCAACACCCTAACAACTTACCTATAGCACTTCACTTTGGTGCAGTCTTTTTGAATGTGTCCAAATTCTCCACAAGAATAGCACTTCTGCTCATCAGCATGGTCACAGTCACGAGCCAGATGGCCTGGTTTGCCACAGTTGTAGCAGCATTGCTCCCGCTCTCTCTTGGGCTCCTTGCAGTCCTTGGCGATGTGGCCACCTCTACCGCAGTTATAGCAGGCTTCAACAATAAGGAAAAGAAGCAGACCAAGACTATAAAACCTTTACAAAACgttgttttaaaaagtcttttccaATGCTATGTGCAGCAGTAGCACAGGCTCACCTTTCCAAGTTCTAGAAGGGTATGAAAATGAAGTGTTAAATACTTACCATCCTCTTGAAGATCACAATCCTTGGCAAGATGACCAGACTCACCACAGCGATAACAGATGTCTggaagagatgaggaaacaaactGGAAACCTATTTTGggcagaaacaaaaagaatttggCTAATTAGACCAGTCTTGACACTAATAGATACTGAAGCACTTCAAAATTTTTTATTCGACAAAAATACCTCTATCCGAGGTAAAACCACCTCTGCCACGGCTTCTCATTCCACGACCACGGCCTCCACCAGTAGGGCATTCCCGGGCCCAATGGCCAGATCGTCCACACTTGAAACACTCATTGCTGCTCATGGCTGCAGTTagatcttcaaaatattaaaaatgacaatGTTAAACTAATTGaaattacttttaactttttattgccCTTTTAGTGTATTTTTAGATAATTATTCTGGGGGATGAAGCTTAGCATATACCTTGCTTAGAAAAATAGCCACACAACTACGTACTTGTAGGCTTACATAcctattaagaaatatattagaagtgaaaaaaaaggtaaaacatgtattttgatacaatttgtgatttttaaaaaaccattaagACTATGGATATACGGATTAATACAAATGTTAATTCAGTTATAATGGGGTGGTAGAATTTAAAGGATTAATGCACATCCATTATTAGAAATAGTAACATATCACTCAAGGTCTAATTTGTAGACTATTTTCATGGTTACAAGCCAGTAAACTTTATTTTGGGCAACTGGAAGTTATTTAATGGTCATAAAATCGGAAATAGCTCAAAACAACACAGCTGTAGTATGGACTCTAAAAGTGAGGGGTAGGTAAAGAGAAACTATTTCTAACTTTAACGTCCAACAGTGTCTAGCTATACTACAACACTTGTTTGCACACTCTTTACAGCAGGTATATTATaagaaatgcagataaaaattTTCTCTAGAGAATACCGTATggcaaaaaatattagaaaaacaaaagggcaCACCAAAGGGCTAATAGTATCTAAAGCACCaggaccattttttttcttttattctctaaattttcctgtagtttttacatttaaaacaagGCTACTCGGAACTTCACAATAGATTCCTTTATtgggtattatttaaaaatgggggaggggggcaaatctcccaataagtaaatgaattttaCACTTCTTATGTAACAatctaaaaataaacaggaacTATTCCTGGAATAGAATGGAATGTTGTAGTAGAAACTCCTaggaaaatggtttttaaaaaacaaactagcTCAGAACAATCTAATCTTTACATTTCCACACTTCCACATCCGAATATTTTTACCC
This window contains:
- the LOC121494505 gene encoding cellular nucleic acid-binding protein isoform X1, with the translated sequence MSSNECFKCGRSGHWARECPTGGGRGRGMRSRGRGGFTSDRGFQFVSSSLPDICYRCGESGHLAKDCDLQEDEACYNCGRGGHIAKDCKEPKREREQCCYNCGKPGHLARDCDHADEQKCYSCGEFGHIQKDCTKVKCYRCGETGHVAINCSKTSEVNCYRCGESGHLARECTIEATA
- the LOC121494505 gene encoding cellular nucleic acid-binding protein isoform X3, whose product is MSSNECFKCGRSGHWARECPTGGGRGRGMRSRGRGFQFVSSSLPDICYRCGESGHLAKDCDLQEDEACYNCGRGGHIAKDCKEPKREREQCCYNCGKPGHLARDCDHADEQKCYSCGEFGHIQKDCTKVKCYRCGETGHVAINCSKTSEVNCYRCGESGHLARECTIEATA
- the LOC121494505 gene encoding cellular nucleic acid-binding protein isoform X4 produces the protein MSSNECFKCGRSGHWARECPTGGGRGRGMRSRGRGFQFVSSSLPDICYRCGESGHLAKDCDLQEDACYNCGRGGHIAKDCKEPKREREQCCYNCGKPGHLARDCDHADEQKCYSCGEFGHIQKDCTKVKCYRCGETGHVAINCSKTSEVNCYRCGESGHLARECTIEATA
- the LOC121494505 gene encoding cellular nucleic acid-binding protein isoform X2; this encodes MSSNECFKCGRSGHWARECPTGGGRGRGMRSRGRGGFTSDRGFQFVSSSLPDICYRCGESGHLAKDCDLQEDACYNCGRGGHIAKDCKEPKREREQCCYNCGKPGHLARDCDHADEQKCYSCGEFGHIQKDCTKVKCYRCGETGHVAINCSKTSEVNCYRCGESGHLARECTIEATA